CATCTGGTTTAGGATGTAAAATTATGCTTCGGATAATTAATAAAATAAAATCTCATAAGCTATTCAATGCTGACGGCCTGAAATCGCGGTTGCTTAAGGGTGGTATGTGGCTTGGCGCTGGCGGGGCAATTGAGCAGGGACTCAGACTTGTGCGAAATATGATTTTGACCCGCATTCTGATACCGGAAGTATTTGGCCTCATGGCTATCATACTTGCCATAAATGCAGCCCTTGAGTCATTCACACAAGTAGGTATAAAAGAAGCCATAATTCAAAATCCTGATTCCGAGGATGAGACTTATTTAAACGGCGCATGGTGGCTCTCTTTTGGACGTTCAATTGGCTTGTTTATAATGGGCGTTGTAGGATCACTGTGGATAGTTGAATTTTATCACATTCAAAAGGATCTCTTTACACTTCAAGTATCATTTCTCGTTATTCTCTTTAATGGAGCTTTAAGCGCCCGTGCGTACATAGCCCTGAAAAAAATGGAGTATAAAAAATGGGTCTATATCTATAGCGGGGGCGGTATTATAGGTATCGTTGTTTCAATAATCCTCTCTTTTATATTTCATAATGTCATGGCGCTAGTTATCGGTTTTATATTTGAAGCCGGTGCACGGCTTGTTATATCGTTTATCATGTGCCCCTTTATTCCCCGGTTAAAATTCAAAGAAGAACATCTAAAATCACTTTATGCTTTCGCACGAGGGATGTTTGGATTGCCAATATTATACTTTATCTATGCTCAGGCGGCTATTTTTGTAATGGGCAAAACTCTTACGAAGTCGGAAGTAGGTTTGTATAGTATGGCGTTTTCATTGGCTCAAGCTCCTTCGATGCTTATTATAAATATGCTGAATCAGATTCTGATGCCAGCTTTTTCTTCACGACAAAAAGATAATAACTGGCTAAATATAAATACTCTAAAATCGACGAGATTATTTGTCATCCTGGGGATGCCTGCTTGCTTTTTTGCTGCATTGTATAGTCGAGAAATCTTATCAATTATATACGGTCGTCAATATGCCGTTATGTCCATTCCCTTTGCAATATTATTTACTACTACACTATTAGGGGCCTTTAGTTCTCCCATGGTGAATGTCTACATGGCTATTGGCAAGCCGAGTCTTCAACGTCTTTTCTCAGGTATCAGGGCGGCTTTGATTATCGTTTTAATTTATCCGGCAGTAAAAGAATTCGGATCAATTGGGGCGGCTTCAGTAGTTTTTCTATCTATGACAATAAGTTATATATTTCAAGTAATACGAATGAATAAGTT
This DNA window, taken from Nitrospirota bacterium, encodes the following:
- a CDS encoding oligosaccharide flippase family protein produces the protein MLRIINKIKSHKLFNADGLKSRLLKGGMWLGAGGAIEQGLRLVRNMILTRILIPEVFGLMAIILAINAALESFTQVGIKEAIIQNPDSEDETYLNGAWWLSFGRSIGLFIMGVVGSLWIVEFYHIQKDLFTLQVSFLVILFNGALSARAYIALKKMEYKKWVYIYSGGGIIGIVVSIILSFIFHNVMALVIGFIFEAGARLVISFIMCPFIPRLKFKEEHLKSLYAFARGMFGLPILYFIYAQAAIFVMGKTLTKSEVGLYSMAFSLAQAPSMLIINMLNQILMPAFSSRQKDNNWLNINTLKSTRLFVILGMPACFFAALYSREILSIIYGRQYAVMSIPFAILFTTTLLGAFSSPMVNVYMAIGKPSLQRLFSGIRAALIIVLIYPAVKEFGSIGAASVVFLSMTISYIFQVIRMNKLTGLDIMKYWKIFIHGTGIAFIVIIMWLLTYNVFSRNPINNLIFGFIGCVVAYGIIGMVYFKSGRTKEVIT